The genomic region CTACTACATTGTTGTTTCTGTCCCACATCGAATGAGTGAGATAAACCAACATGAAAGAGTTGTGTATAAAAACAAAGGCCCAAGGATGAAAGAAGCATACCTTTCTCGGCCTTTTGGCTAAGATCAAGTGTAGTATCTGTTCATATCAGTTTAATATCTGATATGTGAGCCATCGGCTTACTCGATATTAATCTTATTTTTTATGGGAGAAGGCCCATTACATTAGCTTGCTAATGGGGCTCTTCATGTGTCGCCTTGGTGTTGCACTACTGCCTAGGCCGGGCACACCCCTCTAAttattagttgaaatttttttttaggcTTCTTATTACGTTAGTAATGTAATCTTTCAAAATATTGTTGTAAataatatttttagtttttaattacttttaacctttttatAATACAAAACAACGCTGGAAACTTGAAAAAGTTTGAAATTTTACAATGCAATTAGCTCTGTGAATGTTGGTTGTTTACCATGCAGATCAATAACATATGCAGCACCAGATATGCAAATTTTTAATCAAGCAAGGGCTGCAGGAAAAGAAGTGTTCGAGGTGATTGACAGAAAATCAGCTATAAGTTATGATTCAAAAGGGGAGAAACTTGAAAAGATAAATGGGAATATAGAGATTCGTGACGTTTATTTTGCGTATCCGTCACGTCAAGAAAAAATGATCCTTCAAGGATTCTCATTATGCATCCCTGCAGGAAAGGTTGTGGCTTTAGTGGGTAGTAGCGGGTGCGGGAAAAGCACCATTATTTCTCTTGTGCCAAGATTCTATGATCCAGAAAAAGGTTTGAGCCCAACACTGCCTTTTTAAGTTTAGGTGGCAATTTCGACCCATAATCGTTGGGTATTTTCATTCTAAGCAGTCAAAAGCTTAAAACTAAAAACAAGTCAGATAAAGTGTACGTATAACTCAAAAAGGCATCATAAATCATTTTACTTGAATAAGGAAAAAGTATGATTAAAATGgagatgggtcaaatgggtcgaacATTATAAATGGATCGATGTAAGTCGAAATTCACTCAAAGTGTAATTTTAAAGCATAAAACCTCTTAAATCGTCAAACTACGATTCATGAATACTATACATTTGCAATCATATTTGGCACACGAATTACTAGTAAACAGCTTATAAATTTGGGTAAAAAGGTCCCTCTTCTGGCCTACATGGTTTTACTAAAACCATTTTAGCCTCAAACCCAACTCTCCAAATTTACCCATTTTACCTTTTGGCGGTCAGGTGAGGTGCTCGTTGACAACCATAATGTGAAGGATCTTGACATAAAGTTTCTAAGAGAAAATATAGGAGCCGTTTCACAGGAACCTGCACTTTTTTCTGGCACAATCAAGGATAATATGCTGGTCGGAAACAAAGACGCAGACGACGACATGATCCAAAGAGCATCAACAATGGCAAATTCGCACACTTTCATATCCCAACTCCCAAATCAGTACTTAACAGATGTAAGTTTCATTAACTTAACAACTCGTATGTTTAGCTTAGATGGTTAACTAAAATGCAATGTTAAGAATGAATAGCCATACGAAACAATTAAGTACCACTAACATGAATTTAACTATTCAAAATGGGTGGTTATATATCTACTATATTTTTTGATATATCCACCATAAATATGCATTAACATGTTGTACTGTACAacttgttatttcacatttatggtggatatacaaaaaaaaaaaaaaaaaaaaaaaaaaagattgtggATATATCAATGCCCATTTAAAATTGGCTTACATGAGGCAAATATTGCCACCTAAAAATGTTTATTTTTGAAGATACGACCAACTTTTGTAAAACAACATTATACGTATCCATTTTCGTACCTCTATAACATGTCATTTCCCATGTGGATATTAACTGATACTTAGATGCTGAGGTGGATTTAATTGTAAGGTTGGACAAAGGGGTGTACAGTTATCAGGCGGACAGAAACAACGAATTGCAATCGCAAGAGCCATATTGAAAAACCCTCCGATTCTTTTGCTTGATGAAGCAACAAGTGCACTCGATTCAGAATCTGAAAAACTGGTTCAAGATGCACTTGAAACTGCAATGAAAGGAAGAACAGTTATTTTAATCGCGCATAGGATGTCGACTATTGTTAACGCAGACATGATTGTAGTTGTACAAAATGGACAAGTCACCGATACAGGAACACACAGCAACTTGTTACAAACAAGCAAGTTTTATAACAACTTATTTAGCATGCAGAACATCAGCACTGAAAGTGAATCAAGGTTTGTATCTTCTTACTTAGTTGATGCAAAATGGGCGGGTCGGGTAACGGTCAAAATGGGTAGTGAGTGTATATATTTCTAACTGATTTAAATTCTCTTGTTTTGCAGCTCGGTTAATCCCATTAAAGAGACAGAAATAGTAAATAAACATGTTTCTGAACAAGTGGGATTATATGGTACGCCTACAGAAACGAACAAACTTATTGAAGATACTCCGAAGAAAGATCAAAAGGACGAAAGTGAGAAAAAAGATATATTTTTTAGAATCTGGTTTGGTTTAAACAACCGAGAGTTTATAAAGATTGGTGTTGGTTCTTGTGCTGCTGCGTTTTCTGGAATCTCGAAACCGATTTTTGGATTCTTTATTATAACGATTGGAGTTGCGTATTACAAGGATAATGCTAAAGAGAAAGTTGGATGGTATTCGTTATTGTTTTCTGGAATCGGTTTGCTTTCACTCTTCAGTCAGACTTTgcagcattatttatatggagtaatTGGAGAGAAAGCAATGACAAATCTTCGGCAAGCTTTGTATTCAGGTATTCCATCCATACTACTATACTCTTACCCATTTACTAAAGAATGGGTCAATTTGGGTTATGTATCAAAATATTGTGCTTGGATGGAAACTGGTCAAAGTCACCCATAGTGTTGAATTTCTTCacccataaaaaaaaaaattcaaatattcaTAATTTTTTACAATAGACACAAAACTTCAAAAAAACTATTAACAGTTGATGCATAAACCATCCCAAGATAGTCTACTGGTGTGGGTCCTGATATCCTCACAAGAGGTCTCAGGTTGTTCAAACCTTAATACCTAGGGTGGCTAGGGAATGCTCAAAAACGTTCGCTGAGTAACCCGAACAGAAAAAACCTTATCCATTTACAGTTGATGCATAAGAACTTTGACCATGTTGACCTTTTTCTTGATAACTTATAAATGGTTAACTTACAAGATTACCGTCAACTTGAACCGACCCGAATATAAAATTAGCCTGTTTAGACATGTTACCCAATGTGGTTTGCCACCTCTATTTTACATGAACATTTGGTTCTTAATGAAAATTTACACAACGGTTTCATTTGTTTTATTTACCTGTATCTTGTAGCGGTGCTTCGTAACGAATTAGCATGGTTCGATAAGCCAGAGAACAGTGTCGGTTCCCTAACGTCGCGTATCATAAACGAAACATCCACAGTCAAGACCATAATATCAGACCGTATGGCAGTAATTGTGCAATGTATTTCCTCGATATTAATAGCAACTATCGTTAGTTTGATTGTTAACTGGCGAATGGGCCTAGTGGCATGGGCTGTTATGCCATGTCACTTTATCGGTGGGCTAATTCAAGCCAAATCCGCCAAAGGATTTTCAGGAGACACTACTGCAGCCCATTCAGAAGTCGTTGCACTTGCTTCCGAATCAGCAACTAACATACGAACCGTTGCTTCGTTCTGTCACGAAGAACACGTACTAAAACGAGCTAAATTGTCACTTGATCGACCGTTACAAATAAGCAGAAAACAAAGTTTATGGTATGGGTTTATTCAAGGTGTATCACTTTGTTTATGGAACATTGCACATGCGGTTGCGTTATGGTATTCAACTGTTTTGGTTGAAAAACATCAAGCCAGTTTTGAAAACGGTATTCGAGCGTACCAAATTTTTTCGCTTACAGTACCTTCGATAACCGAATTAtggactctgataccaactgtaatctCAGCTGTCAATGTATTAACGCCGGTATTTCAAGCTCTAGATCGTAAAACCGAGATCGAACCAGATGAACCCGAGAACCCGGCTTGTAAAAAGATCGTAGGAGAAATCGAGTTCCAACATATTCACTTTAGTTATCCGTTAAGGCCTGAAGTGAAGATACTCGATAACTTTACTTTACGGATTGAAGCGGGCTCGAATGTGGCTCTAGTGGGACCCAGTGGGGCCGGGAAGTCATCGGTTTTAGCTTTATTGTTAAGATTCTATGTTCCATCGGACGGGGTGATATTAATCGATGGACGAGATATAACACATTATAATTTAAGAAACTTAAGGAAACAAATTGGGTTGGTACAACAAGAACCTTTGCTTTTTAGTTGTTCGATTCGGGCCAACATATGTTACGGAACAGAAACAGCTTCTGAAAGTGAAATAATCGAGGTATCAAAAGAAGCGAATATTCATGAATTTGTAAGTAACTTGCCAGATGGGTACGATACGGTTGTTGGAGAAAAAGGATGCCAGTTGTCGGGTGGACAAAAACAGAGGATTGCGATTGCGAGAACGTTGTTAAAGAAACCTGCAATTATGTTGCTTGATGAGGCGACAAGTGCGCTTGATGCAGAGTCCGAAAGAGCAGTTGTGAGTGCAATGGAATCGATAAACAGAAACGGGATCAACGGGATACAGTCGACGCAGATTACGGTTGCGCATAGGCTTTCGACAGTAGTACATTCGGATACTATTGTTGTTATGGAGAAAGGTAAAGTGGTGGAAATGGGTACCCATTCATCTTTGGTAGCTGTTTCTGATGGAGTTTATTCTAGATTCTACAACATTCAAAACATGAAGTAGatgttattataaaaaaataaaaaaaagaacttCATATCATGTAGAAGCAATTTCACTCATTTGGTCATTTTAGTATATTTATTTCAGCCTAGTATTGTAGCAAGAGTATTTAGTATTGTTTTTAATAAAAGATATAAAGGTATCACATATTCTGCTATTTTTGAAGTTAAATAGGAATTCCAAgttttacaaaaaaataaaaaaaaaattcatatgttATCGATTTTTTTAAATCGACATAGTGCAAGTTTTTAGCAACTTTAGAAGGAAATACAAATACCAAATGAATTATAAAATCATAATAAGAAAGAGCATATTCTCTATAGATATAATAAAATCTCGAATGGTGTCATATGTTATTACATATAAAATTGAATTTGCTACAAAACCATAGATCTCTTGCCGTTTTCGATTCAATCGTCCTACATTGACTTGCCTATGCCCGCCTACCGCTTTTCTTCACGTCCTTGTTCCTGCACATCGAAAGGTTATATCTTCATTACATTATCAATTTAACGAATTAAAATCCTCTAATTTTTCAACAAGAGGAAGCCAAACACTCCCCCTCATACATGTATACTGGGAATGATTGGATATCACATTATTtaactataaataattaaataatatactgTAGCATATAGCATAACTATAAATCTTCAATGTCACCTTTTCGTACCAAAGAAGCAGTAAAACTAGTACCTTTGAAGTTTTGGATATGATCAAAATCTCAAACTAATCCATGTTTTTTATTTATAACTGATACGGAGtatataatattaacataaattCTGAAATAAGTGGTTGTAGTAAAAGGGAAAAGATTTTATACCTTTGGACATGATCAAGAATCACAAGTCGCGGTCCAGGAGGTATTTTTACTTCTTGCAGAGCACTGATTAAGATACCCAAAGACACAATCAATAGTAAGAAATCGATATGCAAAATGGGTGAGTCAGGCAGGTTGGGTAATGGGTTTGGATTAAACAGGTGGTATTCAGCACTATTCATGTCTGTTTGGGTTGACCCAAAGCGACTAGAatgcatttagttgaaatttttatcattaaccatttccatttttcTAGAAAATAGGAGTCGTTTCATACTTCTTGAAAATTAGTAAAAagatttaaaacatgataagatgtTTTCTTAATTAAGTTAATATCACATGAATTCTATGGCTACGAAAAAAAAAAGCAATTGAACACTACAAAAAAGAGTTTTTAAAAGTGTAGCTATAAATTAAAAAAGTGATTTTCCATTTTCAATGATATTTTTTTCAGGAAATAACATGGTTTTTAAAAGTGACGATATAAATTAAAAAAGTGCCATTTTCATTTTTAGTGAATAGTTTTTTATTAAGTTTCCCATTAAAAAAACTTTAAAACACGTCCACTTTTCAGCAACTAAACGCAGTCAAATGTTTAGAATATTTTACGAGGTTTTAATAAAAAACTTGTTTTCCTTTTAAGGTAACTTTATGTTTTTTATCTGTTAGAAATGAATAATAACTAGAATCACCCATCCATAACTAATTAGGTCAGAATCCCAACCTCTAACTACTAAAAGATATAAACTTGCCTGTCGTTAAGCAGCGGCAAAGTTCGGTCGGTTAACAAGCCCTTTTTAAAGTTTTTCTCATAACTCTCAAGTCCAAGTGTAGTCAACATCAGTTTAGTTTCACTGTACAACACATCTTCAACTGGCGGCTTTGAAAATTTTTCTCCTACCTGCAAAATTATTATTCTAGTTAATAATACAAAATCAAGTACGAAATCTATCATGACCTCTTATATATTAAAACAGTGATGATTTATATTGATGTGTCAAATCAAGAAGTCAACGAAGTCACCAGATACATACAATAGCAATGACTAAACGTTGGATACATAGGATAAAATTATGGGTAacgtttatcttttatatactaaaccCCGAAAAGAAGCTACACTTAGTGAAATGACTTTAAAAGTCTCTTATTAGGTTTAGAAAATAGAAAATGAGCAAATATATACGTAATCTTATCCTGATATCCTCAAAAGATGTCTAAGGTTCATATGTTACTAGCAGCCAGGTAAGGGGTCGGAAACGGTCACGGATAACCCGG from Rutidosis leptorrhynchoides isolate AG116_Rl617_1_P2 chromosome 9, CSIRO_AGI_Rlap_v1, whole genome shotgun sequence harbors:
- the LOC139869035 gene encoding ABC transporter B family member 14-like, coding for MKKASITEITDDEKLVLNDKPLPFTKLLSYAGPLDYTLMAFASLGSIIHGLAQPLGYLLLGKAIDAFGNNIHDDVGMVKALKKVIPFVWYMAFATFPAGIIEVGGWMYASERQVTRLRLAYLKAVLKQEIGAFDTELTNGKIITGISNHMSIIQDAIGEKLGHFLSCLATFVTGVIIAFISCWEVSLLTLLVVPMILMIGATYTKKMNSISATKANYLAEATTMVEQTVSQIRTVFAFVGENSATQYFSECMQRQLIISKGEALLKGVGTGLFQTVTFCSWALIVWIGAIVVVAKRAQGGDVIAAVMSILFGAISITYAAPDMQIFNQARAAGKEVFEVIDRKSAISYDSKGEKLEKINGNIEIRDVYFAYPSRQEKMILQGFSLCIPAGKVVALVGSSGCGKSTIISLVPRFYDPEKGEVLVDNHNVKDLDIKFLRENIGAVSQEPALFSGTIKDNMLVGNKDADDDMIQRASTMANSHTFISQLPNQYLTDVGQRGVQLSGGQKQRIAIARAILKNPPILLLDEATSALDSESEKLVQDALETAMKGRTVILIAHRMSTIVNADMIVVVQNGQVTDTGTHSNLLQTSKFYNNLFSMQNISTESESSSVNPIKETEIVNKHVSEQVGLYGTPTETNKLIEDTPKKDQKDESEKKDIFFRIWFGLNNREFIKIGVGSCAAAFSGISKPIFGFFIITIGVAYYKDNAKEKVGWYSLLFSGIGLLSLFSQTLQHYLYGVIGEKAMTNLRQALYSAVLRNELAWFDKPENSVGSLTSRIINETSTVKTIISDRMAVIVQCISSILIATIVSLIVNWRMGLVAWAVMPCHFIGGLIQAKSAKGFSGDTTAAHSEVVALASESATNIRTVASFCHEEHVLKRAKLSLDRPLQISRKQSLWYGFIQGVSLCLWNIAHAVALWYSTVLVEKHQASFENGIRAYQIFSLTVPSITELWTLIPTVISAVNVLTPVFQALDRKTEIEPDEPENPACKKIVGEIEFQHIHFSYPLRPEVKILDNFTLRIEAGSNVALVGPSGAGKSSVLALLLRFYVPSDGVILIDGRDITHYNLRNLRKQIGLVQQEPLLFSCSIRANICYGTETASESEIIEVSKEANIHEFVSNLPDGYDTVVGEKGCQLSGGQKQRIAIARTLLKKPAIMLLDEATSALDAESERAVVSAMESINRNGINGIQSTQITVAHRLSTVVHSDTIVVMEKGKVVEMGTHSSLVAVSDGVYSRFYNIQNMK